Proteins from one Prevotella sp. E2-28 genomic window:
- a CDS encoding Bax inhibitor-1/YccA family protein, with translation MDYEEINYRSYSRERELEASVAFPVLMRKTYLWMAMALAITGLTSYVVATNATFMGLMFQYPKAIWVFFIAEIALVIGLTAAIKKISLSVATLMFIAYAVLNGVTFSTLFYVYTMGSLASTFFVTAGTFGAMSAVGFVIKKDLSAMGHILIMALIGIIIATMVNIFLGSQGLDMIITYLGVLIFVGLTAYDTQKIKKMFMMAPDAGVHMQKYAVLAALTLYLDFINLFLYMLKLFGNRK, from the coding sequence ATGGATTACGAAGAAATCAATTATCGTTCTTATTCGCGTGAACGCGAATTAGAGGCATCGGTAGCTTTTCCTGTGCTGATGCGAAAAACATATCTGTGGATGGCAATGGCTTTGGCTATCACAGGTCTTACGTCTTATGTTGTGGCTACAAATGCAACATTTATGGGACTGATGTTCCAATATCCCAAAGCAATCTGGGTATTCTTTATTGCTGAGATCGCTCTTGTCATCGGCCTAACGGCAGCTATTAAGAAAATATCGTTGTCGGTAGCTACGCTGATGTTCATTGCTTATGCTGTATTGAATGGTGTTACGTTCTCAACGTTGTTCTATGTCTATACAATGGGTAGCTTGGCTTCTACATTCTTTGTGACGGCAGGAACATTCGGTGCTATGTCGGCTGTAGGCTTCGTTATAAAGAAAGACCTGTCGGCAATGGGACATATCTTGATTATGGCGCTCATTGGTATTATCATCGCCACTATGGTGAATATCTTTTTGGGCAGTCAGGGATTGGATATGATTATTACTTATCTGGGCGTGCTCATCTTTGTAGGACTTACAGCTTATGATACCCAGAAAATCAAAAAGATGTTTATGATGGCACCAGATGCTGGTGTGCATATGCAAAAATATGCCGTTCTTGCAGCTTTGACGCTCTATCTTGACTTCATAAATCTCTTCCTCTATATGTTGAAACTTTTTGGAAATAGGAAATAA